A stretch of DNA from Natrinema salaciae:
GGAGCGCCGGGAATGGAGACTCGCATACTCGTGGGAGGGGGCCGGCACGGGGAGAGTCCGGCCCCTGCAGTCCCAACCTCGTTTTATACGACGGTAGGCGAAATCGCCGACCGATCGCCGGGCCGTCCGCGGCCGATCGCGGTCCCTTCAGTAGTCCTCGAGGTCGTACAGCTCACCGTACTTCGACGTGACGTACTCGAGGAAGTGGTCCGCGGTCAGCTCCTCGTCGGTGGCCCGTTCGATCAGATCGGGCGTGACGTATCGTTTGCCGTGTTGATGGACGTTCTCGCGGAGCCAGCCGTTGAGTTCGTCGAACTCGCCCTCGCGGATCTCGTCGTCGAACGCACCACGGTCGGCTTCAGCGGCTGCGTACAGCTGCGCCGCGAGCACCGACCCCAGCGAGTACGTCGAGAAGTAGCCGAAGTCGCCGTGGGACCAGTGGATGTCCTGCAGGCAGCCCTCCGCGTCGGTCTCGGGGCGGACGCCGAGGTACTCCTCGTACTTGTCGTTCCAGACGTCGGGGACGTCTTCGACCGCGAGGTCGCCCCGGATCAGATCGCGCTCGATCTCGAAACGGATCACGATGTGGAGGTGGTAGGTGAGTTCGTCCGCCTCGACGCGAATGAGGTTGTCGTCGTGGACCTGGTTCGCCGCCTCGTAGGCCTCCGCGGGCGTGACGTCCGCCAGTTCGGGGAAGCGCTCGCGGGCGATCGGGAGGAAATGCTCCCAGAAGGGGCGAGAGCGGCCGACGTGGTTCTCCCAGAGACGGGACTGGGACTCGTGAACCGAGAGGTCGCGCGCCTCGCCGAGCGGCGTCCCGTAGCCCTCGTCGGGGAGGCCGAGCGTGTAGTTGGCGTGGCCGAACTCGTGGATCGTCGAGGTGATCGATCCCAGGAGGTCGTCCTCCTCGAACCGGGTCGTCACGCGGGCGTCGAACTGCGTGCCCGACGAGAAGGGATGGGGTGCCGTGTCGAGGCGGCCCCGATCCCAGTCGTACCCCAGCGAGTCCAGCACGTCGCGGGCCAGCGCCTCCTGGTCGTCGTCGTCGAACGCGCCCGCGAACGCGTCGGTGGCGAGGTCGGCGTCACTGTCGTCGATCGCGTCGATCAGCGGGACGAGTTCCTCGCGGAGCCGCTCGAGGACCCGTTCGGCCGTCTCGAGGTCGATATATGGCTCGTAGTCCGCGAAGAGCACGGCGTAGGGGTCGGCGTCGGGATCGATGTGCTCGGCGTACTCCCGTTTGAGGTCGACCAGTTGCTCGAGCGTCGGCGCGAAGTGCTCGAAGTCGTCGTCCGCCTTGGCCTGCTTCCACTTGGGGTGGGCGTTCGACGCCGTCGCGGAAATCTCTTCGACGAGGTCCTGCGGGACGCTCGTCTCTCGGTCGTACTGGCGGCGAACCTCGCGGACGACGGCCGCCCGGTCGCCCTCGAGGTCGCTGGACTCGAGTTCGTCGAGCAACGCACCGGTCTCGTCGGCGGTCAGGAGCTCGTGGCTGAGCGAGGAGAGCGTCGAGAGCTGTTGCGCTCGGGCCGGCGTCCCCTCGTCGGGCATCACGACCTCCTGATCCCACCGCAGGATGCCGGCGGCGTTCCCGACGTTCGAGATGCGTCGGACGCGCGCTTCGAACTGGTCGTAGGTGTCGCCCTCGCTCGCGTCGCTCTGGGCCTGATCTGTCGCCATAGACGGATCGTTCGCTCGGCAGCGGTATCAACGTCGTGGTTCCGGACGCCTCGAGTCGGCGGCCGATCGACGGCGAAGAGCGCGTCGCGGACGTATCGGGTTTCGAGACGGTCCGTCCGCCGGCTCGTCGACATCGAGCGTGGCCATCCCGGCGAAATTGCTCGGATATGAGAACGATGTCGAACGTGCAAGCAATGACTTATTCGGCCGATCTGACGTACGTCGGCTCGCTATGGCCCTCGCTTCACCAATCGCGTCAGCCGTCGTGTTCGTCGTGAGCCTGCTCATCGGTGCGCTCGGCATCTACGCCGGAGCGCGCGTCATCGTCGGACGGGGGGACTACGATCACGCCATCGTCACCGCGCTGATCGGGGCGATCGTCTGGGCGGTCGTCGGCTTCCTCGTCGGCTGGATTCCGCTCCTCGGACCGTTGCTCGTCCTGGCCGCGTACATCGGCGTCATCAACTGGCGGTACCCCGGCGACTGGACCGCCGCGGCGATGATCGGCCTCGTCGCGTGGGTCACCGTCCTGATCGCGCTGTACGTCCTCGCCGTGCTCGGGATTACCGGCTTCGGCGCGGTCGGCGTCCCCGGCGTCTGAGAGCGGTCAGTCGCGGCCGAACTGCCCCGACGGCGTCACCCCGCCGTCGGCCACCGCTGTGCGACCCGCCGGTACGTCTCGCGGCACCGCTCGAGGACGCCGATCGAGACGCTCTCGTCGTCGGTGTGGGCCTCGCCGGGTTCGGAGGGGCCGTAGATCACACACTCCGTGCCGGCCGCGGAGAGCCAGCCCGCGTCGGTCGCGTGTGGTTTCGTCACGAGTTCGGGGTCCCCGTCTTGCACACCGTCGGCGGCCTCGAGAACGGCCTCGGCGAACGCCTCGTCCGTACACCGCATCGCCGGCAGGTCCTGATCGACCGTCCACTCGATTCCGTCGAGTGCCGCCACTCGCTCGAGCGCGGCGCGCTCGCCGGGCACCGTCCGCTCGTCGACCGTGAACGTACAGCGGGCGGGGACGACGTTCATCGCGGTCCCGCCCTCGATCTCGGTGACGGTGAGTCGGCCCTCGAGGCGCTCGCCCGCCGCGTCGACCGACGGGCGCTCGAGGTCGCGAACGCGGTCGACGGCCGCGGTCGCGCGGTAGATGGCGTTCTCGCCGGCGTTGGCCTCGCTGGCGTGTGCGGCGGTGCCGTGGGCGGTTATCGTGCTTCCGCGCCGACCCTTGTGGGCGACGGCGACGTCGGTGACGTCTTGCCCCGAGTAGTTCGTCGATCCCTCGCCGACGACGGCGTAGTCCGGGGAGAATCCGCCGTCGATCGCGTACTGCGCGCCGACGCCGCCGATCTCCTCGCCGACGAAACTCGCAACGACGAGTTCGCCGGCCGGGTCGGCGTCCC
This window harbors:
- a CDS encoding carboxypeptidase M32 translates to MATDQAQSDASEGDTYDQFEARVRRISNVGNAAGILRWDQEVVMPDEGTPARAQQLSTLSSLSHELLTADETGALLDELESSDLEGDRAAVVREVRRQYDRETSVPQDLVEEISATASNAHPKWKQAKADDDFEHFAPTLEQLVDLKREYAEHIDPDADPYAVLFADYEPYIDLETAERVLERLREELVPLIDAIDDSDADLATDAFAGAFDDDDQEALARDVLDSLGYDWDRGRLDTAPHPFSSGTQFDARVTTRFEEDDLLGSITSTIHEFGHANYTLGLPDEGYGTPLGEARDLSVHESQSRLWENHVGRSRPFWEHFLPIARERFPELADVTPAEAYEAANQVHDDNLIRVEADELTYHLHIVIRFEIERDLIRGDLAVEDVPDVWNDKYEEYLGVRPETDAEGCLQDIHWSHGDFGYFSTYSLGSVLAAQLYAAAEADRGAFDDEIREGEFDELNGWLRENVHQHGKRYVTPDLIERATDEELTADHFLEYVTSKYGELYDLEDY
- a CDS encoding M20 family metallopeptidase, producing MSLVDLTRDLVSIPSHEDEAAAGDFLEAWLRRETDADVTRDSVGNVIARKGTGEETLAFVGHHDVVEPAASQVADGSGDDATEYAVEERDGRLYGRGTADMKGAVAAALLAFRDADPAGELVVASFVGEEIGGVGAQYAIDGGFSPDYAVVGEGSTNYSGQDVTDVAVAHKGRRGSTITAHGTAAHASEANAGENAIYRATAAVDRVRDLERPSVDAAGERLEGRLTVTEIEGGTAMNVVPARCTFTVDERTVPGERAALERVAALDGIEWTVDQDLPAMRCTDEAFAEAVLEAADGVQDGDPELVTKPHATDAGWLSAAGTECVIYGPSEPGEAHTDDESVSIGVLERCRETYRRVAQRWPTAG